A stretch of Mycobacterium sp. ITM-2016-00316 DNA encodes these proteins:
- a CDS encoding ATP-dependent DNA ligase encodes MVERDGRVKLTNPDKVLYPATGTTKAEVFDYYLAIADAMIPHIAGRPVTRKRWPNGVGQPEFFEKQLASSAPDWLRRGSVTHRSGTTTYPIIDTREGLAWIAQQASLEVHVPQWRFDDDGHPGPATRIVFDLDPGEDVTFRQLCEVAHEVRGYVEDIGLTAYPLTSGSKGLHLYVPLADPVSSQGASVLAKRIAVQLEKAMPKQVTATMTKSLRAGKVFLDWSQNSAAKTTIAPYSMRGREEPTVAAPRTWEEIEDPDLRHLRFDEVLARVERDGDLLEGLDESAPLADKLTTYRSMRDAGKTPEPVPHTTSATGNDDTFVIQEHHARRLHYDFRLERNGVLVSWAIPKNLPETTSVNHLAVHTEDHPLEYATFEGAIPKGEYGGGEVIVWDSGTYETEKFRDPGVDGENVDGKKGEVIVTLHGSKIKGRYALIQTGGKNWLAHRMKEQPVNTAQDLAPMLATHGSVEKLTPAVWAFEGKWDGYRLLVDADHGDVALRTRSGRDVTGEYPQLRALAADLADHHVILDGEVVALDSSGVPSFGAMQNRASGSNIEFWAFDILQLDGRSLLRAKYSDRRKLLETLAQGGGLIVPAQLSGSGADALRYAREHGYEGVVAKKRDSTYQPGRRSQSWLKQTLWHNQEVVIGGWRAGEGGRTSGIGALVVGVPDDDGLRFAGRVGTGFTEKMLKDLRAILKTLETDESPFTKRLSGPDAKGVTFVRPELVGEVRFNNRTADGRLRHPSWRGLRPDKSPDEVVWEW; translated from the coding sequence GTGGTGGAGCGCGACGGCCGGGTCAAACTGACCAATCCCGACAAAGTGCTCTATCCCGCTACCGGAACGACCAAGGCCGAGGTATTCGACTATTACCTGGCGATCGCCGACGCCATGATCCCGCATATCGCCGGGCGTCCGGTCACCCGCAAACGCTGGCCCAACGGCGTCGGGCAGCCGGAGTTCTTCGAGAAGCAACTGGCGTCGTCCGCCCCGGATTGGCTGCGCCGGGGTTCGGTGACGCACCGGTCGGGAACAACCACCTACCCGATCATCGACACCCGCGAGGGGTTGGCCTGGATCGCCCAACAAGCGTCACTCGAGGTGCACGTCCCGCAGTGGCGCTTCGATGACGACGGGCATCCCGGACCGGCCACCCGCATCGTGTTCGATCTCGACCCCGGCGAGGACGTGACGTTTCGGCAACTGTGCGAGGTCGCCCACGAGGTACGCGGCTACGTCGAGGACATCGGCCTGACGGCCTACCCACTGACCAGCGGCAGCAAGGGCCTGCACCTCTATGTACCGCTGGCCGACCCGGTGAGTTCACAGGGCGCATCGGTCCTGGCCAAGCGGATCGCGGTCCAGCTGGAGAAGGCCATGCCCAAACAGGTCACCGCGACCATGACCAAGAGCCTGCGTGCCGGGAAGGTGTTCCTGGACTGGAGCCAGAACAGCGCCGCCAAGACCACCATCGCGCCCTACTCGATGCGCGGCCGGGAAGAACCGACGGTCGCGGCGCCGCGGACCTGGGAGGAGATCGAGGACCCCGATCTGCGCCATCTGCGTTTCGATGAGGTGCTGGCGCGGGTGGAGCGCGACGGTGATCTGCTCGAAGGACTCGACGAAAGTGCTCCGTTAGCAGACAAACTCACCACCTACCGCAGCATGCGTGACGCCGGCAAGACGCCCGAACCGGTGCCGCACACGACCTCGGCCACCGGGAACGACGACACCTTCGTCATCCAAGAACACCACGCGCGCCGGCTGCACTATGACTTCCGGCTGGAACGCAACGGGGTGCTGGTGTCCTGGGCCATCCCGAAGAACCTGCCCGAGACCACCTCGGTGAATCACCTCGCCGTGCACACCGAGGACCACCCGCTGGAGTACGCCACCTTCGAGGGGGCGATTCCCAAGGGCGAGTATGGCGGTGGTGAGGTCATCGTCTGGGATTCCGGCACCTACGAGACCGAGAAGTTCCGCGATCCCGGCGTGGACGGTGAGAACGTCGACGGTAAAAAGGGTGAGGTCATCGTCACGCTGCACGGCTCGAAGATCAAGGGCCGATACGCGTTGATCCAGACCGGGGGCAAGAACTGGCTGGCGCACCGGATGAAGGAGCAGCCGGTGAACACCGCCCAGGATCTGGCGCCGATGCTGGCCACCCATGGATCGGTGGAGAAGCTGACGCCGGCCGTGTGGGCGTTCGAGGGAAAGTGGGATGGCTACCGCCTGCTGGTCGACGCCGATCACGGCGATGTGGCGCTGCGCACCCGCAGCGGCCGCGATGTCACCGGCGAGTATCCACAACTGCGGGCGCTGGCCGCCGACCTGGCCGACCATCACGTGATCCTCGACGGTGAGGTGGTGGCCCTGGACTCCTCGGGTGTGCCGAGCTTCGGTGCCATGCAGAACCGGGCTTCGGGGAGCAACATCGAATTCTGGGCCTTCGACATCCTGCAGCTGGACGGGCGATCCCTGTTGCGGGCCAAGTACTCCGATCGGCGCAAGCTGCTCGAGACGCTGGCCCAGGGCGGCGGACTCATCGTGCCCGCGCAACTATCCGGCAGCGGAGCGGATGCGCTGAGGTACGCGCGTGAGCACGGGTACGAGGGGGTGGTGGCCAAGAAGCGGGACTCCACCTACCAGCCCGGCCGGCGGTCCCAGTCGTGGCTTAAACAGACGCTGTGGCACAACCAAGAGGTCGTGATCGGTGGGTGGCGCGCAGGAGAAGGCGGGCGCACCAGTGGGATCGGCGCGTTGGTCGTCGGTGTCCCCGATGACGACGGCCTGCGGTTCGCCGGCCGGGTCGGGACCGGCTTCACCGAGAAAATGCTCAAAGACCTGCGGGCGATACTGAAAACGCTGGAGACCGACGAATCCCCGTTCACCAAAAGGCTTTCCGGGCCCGACGCGAAGGGCGTGACCTTCGTGCGCCCGGAGTTGGTGGGGGAAGTGCGATTCAACAATCGGACCGCGGACGGCCGGTTGCGCCACCCCAGTTGGCGGGGGTTACGCCCGGACAAGTCGCCGGATGAGGTGGTGTGGGAGTGGTGA
- a CDS encoding Ku protein, whose product MRSIWKGSVSFGLVNVPVKVYSATEDHDIKFHQVHAKDNGRIRYKRTCEVCGEVVEYRDIARAYDSDDGQTVIITDEDIATLPEERSREIEVVEFVPADQLDPMMYDKSYFLEPDSKSTKSYVLLAKTLAETDRVAIVHFALRNKTRLAALRVKDFSKRDVMVIHTLLWPDEIRDPDFPSLDKDVDIKPAELKMAGQVVESMTDDFKPDQFRDDYQEQLHELVQAKLEGGEAFTVEEQPTDLDESTEDVSDLLAKLEASVKARGSGSSGKDDAEKAEPKKAAAKKAPAKKAAAKKAPAKKAPAKKAAAKK is encoded by the coding sequence ATGCGATCAATCTGGAAGGGCTCGGTCTCCTTCGGTCTGGTCAACGTGCCGGTCAAGGTCTACAGCGCGACCGAGGACCACGACATCAAGTTCCACCAGGTGCACGCCAAGGACAACGGACGCATCCGCTACAAGCGGACCTGCGAGGTGTGCGGCGAGGTGGTCGAGTACCGCGACATCGCCCGCGCCTACGACTCCGATGACGGGCAGACGGTGATCATCACCGATGAGGACATCGCCACCCTGCCCGAGGAGCGCAGCCGCGAGATCGAGGTCGTCGAGTTCGTGCCGGCCGATCAGCTCGATCCGATGATGTACGACAAGAGCTATTTCCTGGAGCCGGACTCCAAGTCCACGAAATCGTATGTGCTGCTGGCCAAGACGCTGGCCGAGACGGACCGGGTGGCGATCGTGCATTTCGCGCTGCGCAACAAGACCCGGCTGGCGGCGCTGCGGGTCAAGGATTTCAGCAAGCGCGACGTCATGGTGATCCACACGCTGCTGTGGCCCGACGAGATCCGCGATCCGGACTTCCCCTCGCTGGACAAGGACGTCGACATCAAGCCCGCCGAGCTGAAGATGGCCGGGCAGGTGGTCGAATCGATGACCGACGATTTCAAGCCCGACCAGTTCCGCGACGACTACCAGGAACAACTGCACGAACTGGTGCAGGCGAAACTGGAAGGTGGCGAGGCGTTCACCGTCGAGGAGCAGCCCACCGATCTGGACGAGTCCACCGAGGACGTGTCGGATCTACTGGCCAAGCTGGAGGCCAGCGTGAAGGCCCGCGGGTCCGGTTCGTCCGGCAAGGACGACGCCGAGAAGGCCGAGCCCAAGAAAGCTGCGGCGAAGAAGGCGCCGGCCAAAAAGGCTGCCGCCAAGAAAGCCCCCGCAAAAAAGGCTCCCGCGAAGAAGGCCGCCGCCAAGAAGTAG
- a CDS encoding SDR family oxidoreductase, protein MILDKFRLDDQVAVVTGAGRGLGAAIAVAFAEAGADVVIAARTRSQLEEVAAQVAAVGRRAHVVVADLAHPESTATLAAEAVEAFGKLDIVVNNVGGTMPGPLLTTSTKDMKDAFTFNVGTAHALTVAAVPLMLEHSGGGSIINITSTMGRLSGRAFAAYGTAKGALAHYTRLSALDLCPRIRVNAIAPGSILTSALDIVASNDALRDPMEKATPMRRLGDPSDIAAAAVYLASPAGSYLTGKTLEVDGGLTFPNLDLPIPDL, encoded by the coding sequence ATGATCCTGGACAAATTCCGGCTCGACGATCAGGTGGCCGTGGTCACCGGAGCCGGCCGCGGACTGGGTGCCGCGATCGCCGTCGCCTTCGCCGAAGCCGGTGCAGATGTGGTGATCGCGGCCCGCACCCGGTCGCAATTGGAGGAGGTCGCCGCACAGGTGGCCGCGGTCGGCAGACGGGCCCATGTGGTGGTCGCCGACCTCGCGCACCCGGAGTCCACCGCGACCCTGGCCGCCGAGGCCGTCGAGGCGTTCGGGAAACTAGACATCGTCGTCAACAATGTCGGCGGCACCATGCCCGGACCGCTGTTGACCACATCGACGAAGGACATGAAGGACGCGTTCACGTTCAACGTCGGCACCGCCCACGCGCTGACCGTCGCCGCCGTGCCACTGATGCTGGAGCACTCCGGCGGCGGGTCGATCATCAACATCACCTCGACGATGGGCCGGCTCTCCGGCCGTGCGTTCGCGGCATACGGCACCGCCAAGGGTGCGCTCGCGCACTACACCCGGCTGTCCGCGCTGGATCTCTGCCCGCGCATCCGGGTGAACGCGATCGCGCCGGGCTCGATCCTCACCTCGGCGCTGGACATCGTGGCCTCCAATGACGCGCTGCGCGACCCGATGGAGAAGGCCACCCCGATGCGCCGCCTCGGCGATCCGAGCGATATCGCCGCGGCCGCCGTGTATCTGGCTTCCCCGGCCGGCAGCTATCTGACCGGCAAGACCCTCGAGGTCGACGGCGGCCTCACCTTCCCCAACCTCGACCTGCCCATCCCGGATCTGTAA
- a CDS encoding diacylglycerol kinase, translating to MSIKVAAIGTGNVGRHALTQLINDPQYELTGVWVSSDAKAGKDAGELAGLDVSTGIKATTDLDAILAAKPDCAVYTAMADNRLPDALEDYRRILAAGVNVVASAAVFLQYPWQVLPAELLAPIEKAAEEGGASIFVNGIDPGFANDLLPLALAGTCQTVEQIRCMEIVDYATYDSPTVMFDVMGFGKSLDDLPMLLQPGVLSLAWGSVVRQLAAGLGIELDEVTETHVRIPAPEDFEIASGHIAKGTTAAMRFEVRGMVGGHPAVVLEHITRLRDDLCPEWPQPAQEGGSYRVEVTGEPSYALDLCLSSRKGDHNHAGLVATAARVVNAIPAVVAAAPGITTTLDLPLITGKGLYAAP from the coding sequence ATGAGCATCAAAGTCGCCGCGATCGGCACCGGAAACGTCGGCCGCCACGCCCTGACCCAGCTGATCAACGATCCGCAGTACGAACTGACCGGCGTCTGGGTGTCCTCGGATGCCAAGGCCGGCAAGGATGCCGGAGAGCTTGCCGGTCTTGATGTTTCGACCGGCATCAAAGCCACCACCGACCTGGACGCCATCCTGGCCGCCAAGCCGGACTGCGCGGTGTACACCGCGATGGCCGATAATCGGTTGCCCGACGCCCTGGAGGATTACCGCCGCATCCTGGCGGCCGGTGTCAATGTGGTGGCCAGTGCGGCGGTCTTCCTGCAGTACCCGTGGCAGGTGCTGCCCGCGGAGCTGCTGGCGCCGATCGAGAAGGCCGCCGAAGAGGGCGGCGCCAGCATTTTCGTCAATGGCATCGATCCCGGTTTCGCCAATGACCTTCTGCCCCTTGCTCTCGCGGGCACCTGCCAGACCGTCGAGCAGATCCGGTGCATGGAGATCGTCGACTACGCCACCTATGACAGCCCCACAGTGATGTTCGATGTGATGGGCTTCGGAAAGTCGCTCGATGATCTGCCGATGCTGCTGCAGCCCGGTGTGCTCAGCCTGGCCTGGGGATCGGTGGTTCGCCAGCTGGCCGCCGGGCTGGGCATCGAGCTCGACGAGGTCACCGAGACCCACGTCCGGATCCCGGCGCCGGAGGATTTCGAGATCGCGTCCGGCCATATTGCCAAGGGCACGACCGCTGCCATGCGATTCGAGGTGCGGGGCATGGTCGGCGGGCACCCCGCGGTGGTGCTCGAGCACATCACCCGGTTGCGCGACGACCTGTGCCCGGAGTGGCCGCAGCCCGCGCAGGAGGGCGGCTCGTACCGCGTCGAGGTCACCGGGGAACCGTCCTACGCGCTGGATCTGTGCCTGAGCAGCCGCAAGGGCGACCACAACCATGCCGGTCTGGTCGCCACCGCGGCCCGCGTCGTCAACGCGATACCGGCCGTGGTCGCGGCCGCTCCCGGCATCACCACGACGCTGGATCTGCCGCTGATCACCGGGAAGGGCCTCTACGCGGCACCCTGA
- a CDS encoding Nramp family divalent metal transporter, whose protein sequence is MRRGSVLHDTTPTRVRPSWYLLGPAFVAAIAYVDPGNVAANVSAGAQYGFLLVWVILVANVMAGLVQFLSAKLGLVTGRSLPEAVADHSRTRTRVAYWIQAELVAMATDLAEIVGGAIALYLLFDLPLLVGGIITGAVSLGLLAIQNRRGQRVFERVITGLLLVIAIGFLTSLFVAPPSAADVASGLVPRFDGAESVLLATAMLGATVMPHAVYLHSGLARDRHGHPDAGPARKRLLRITKYDVGLAMLVAGAVNLAMLLVAATNLQGMENTDSIEGAHAAVSSQLGPTVALFFAIGLLASGLASTSVGAYAGAMIMSGLLKRSYPLLLRRLVTLIPALVILAIGVDPSRALVLSQVVLSFGIPFALIPLIRLTSNRALMGADINHRVTTALGWLVAGVISALNVVLIYLTIRG, encoded by the coding sequence ATGAGAAGGGGAAGCGTGCTGCACGACACCACGCCCACGCGGGTTCGGCCGAGTTGGTATCTGCTCGGACCGGCTTTCGTCGCGGCCATCGCCTACGTCGACCCCGGCAACGTCGCGGCCAATGTCAGCGCCGGCGCACAGTACGGCTTCCTGCTGGTCTGGGTCATCCTGGTCGCCAATGTGATGGCCGGCCTCGTGCAGTTCCTGTCGGCCAAACTCGGCCTGGTCACCGGGCGCTCGCTGCCCGAAGCGGTGGCCGATCACTCCCGCACCCGGACCCGCGTCGCCTATTGGATCCAGGCCGAACTGGTGGCGATGGCCACCGACCTTGCCGAGATCGTCGGCGGGGCGATCGCGCTCTACCTGCTGTTCGACCTGCCGCTACTGGTCGGCGGAATCATCACCGGTGCGGTGTCGCTGGGGCTGCTGGCGATCCAGAACCGCCGCGGGCAGCGGGTCTTCGAGCGGGTGATCACCGGTCTGCTGCTGGTCATCGCCATCGGCTTCCTCACCAGCCTCTTCGTCGCGCCACCGTCGGCCGCCGATGTGGCCTCCGGTCTGGTGCCCCGCTTCGACGGCGCCGAGAGCGTGCTGCTGGCCACCGCCATGCTGGGCGCCACCGTGATGCCGCACGCGGTGTACCTGCACTCCGGCCTGGCCCGTGACCGGCACGGGCACCCCGACGCCGGCCCGGCCCGAAAGCGGTTGCTGCGCATCACCAAGTACGACGTCGGCCTGGCCATGCTGGTCGCCGGGGCGGTGAACCTGGCGATGCTGCTGGTCGCCGCGACCAACCTGCAGGGCATGGAGAACACCGACTCGATCGAGGGCGCGCACGCCGCGGTCAGCAGCCAACTGGGCCCGACGGTGGCGCTGTTCTTCGCGATCGGCCTGCTGGCATCCGGGCTGGCCTCGACCTCGGTCGGCGCGTACGCCGGCGCCATGATCATGTCCGGGCTGCTCAAGCGCAGCTACCCGCTGCTGTTGCGCCGGCTGGTCACCCTGATCCCCGCGCTGGTGATCCTGGCCATCGGGGTGGACCCCAGCCGCGCCCTGGTGCTCTCACAGGTGGTGCTGTCGTTCGGAATACCGTTCGCGCTGATCCCGCTGATCAGGCTGACCAGTAACCGGGCGCTGATGGGTGCCGATATCAACCACCGGGTGACGACGGCCTTAGGCTGGCTGGTGGCCGGTGTCATCTCCGCGCTGAACGTCGTGTTGATCTACCTGACCATCCGAGGCTGA
- a CDS encoding poly-gamma-glutamate hydrolase family protein codes for MRHLYFAYGSNLCVHQMARRCPDAADPRPATLADHDWLINERGVATVEPFHGAVVHGVLWRLSDHDLDVLDSAEGVPVRYRRDELVVHTAEGAGPAWVYIDPRVEPGPPRPGYLERIIDGARHHGLPQRWVDFLHKWDPASWPSRDVTDTPAPQSLSELLADPNIVETSTLASRFGFLAIHGGGLEQMTDVIADRAARASGASLYTVRHPDRYPHHLSSTRYRPAESARLAAFLDHVDTVVSLHGYGRVGRSTQLLAGGGNRDLAAHLARHVTVPGHHVVCDLDAIPRELRGLHPDNPVNLPRGGGVQLELPSRVRGTSPRSGLPGADGLTPATSALIDGLSAAARAWSLP; via the coding sequence ATGCGCCACCTGTACTTCGCATACGGATCGAATCTGTGCGTGCACCAGATGGCCCGGCGCTGCCCGGACGCCGCCGATCCCCGGCCCGCCACCCTCGCCGATCATGACTGGTTGATCAACGAGCGCGGAGTGGCCACCGTCGAACCGTTCCACGGCGCCGTCGTGCACGGGGTGCTCTGGCGGCTCAGCGATCACGACCTGGACGTGCTGGACAGCGCCGAGGGGGTGCCGGTGCGCTACCGCCGCGACGAACTGGTCGTGCACACCGCCGAGGGCGCGGGCCCCGCCTGGGTCTATATCGACCCCCGGGTCGAGCCCGGGCCGCCCCGACCCGGATACCTGGAACGGATCATCGACGGTGCCCGCCACCACGGGCTGCCGCAGCGCTGGGTCGACTTCCTGCACAAGTGGGATCCGGCGAGCTGGCCGAGCCGCGATGTGACCGATACCCCGGCACCGCAATCGCTTTCGGAGTTACTTGCCGACCCGAACATCGTCGAGACCAGCACCCTGGCATCCCGGTTCGGGTTCCTGGCCATCCACGGCGGCGGGCTGGAACAGATGACCGATGTCATCGCCGACCGGGCCGCCCGGGCGTCCGGCGCCTCGCTGTACACGGTGCGCCACCCCGACCGGTACCCGCACCACCTGTCCTCCACGCGCTACCGGCCCGCGGAGTCCGCACGGCTGGCCGCCTTCCTCGACCATGTCGACACGGTGGTTTCGCTGCACGGCTACGGCCGCGTCGGGCGCAGCACCCAACTGCTGGCCGGCGGCGGTAACCGGGACCTCGCCGCGCATCTGGCCCGGCACGTGACGGTGCCCGGCCACCACGTGGTGTGCGATCTCGACGCGATACCTCGCGAGCTGCGCGGGCTGCACCCGGACAATCCGGTCAACCTGCCCCGCGGCGGTGGCGTCCAACTCGAACTGCCGTCGCGGGTCCGCGGCACCAGCCCGCGCAGCGGACTGCCCGGCGCCGACGGCCTCACCCCGGCGACCTCCGCGCTGATCGACGGCCTGTCCGCGGCCGCGAGAGCCTGGTCACTCCCGTAA
- a CDS encoding NAD(P)/FAD-dependent oxidoreductase: MERNERTDRSIAVIGSGVAGLTAAYVLSARNRVTLFEADIRLGGHAHTQLVDDGRGNPVPVDTAFLVHNDRTYPTLCRLFAELGVQTRDTDMSMSVRDDRIGLQYAGARGLGGLFPSVSNLARPRYLRMLAEVTRFHRAAGDLLGVGEDGDTETLGAFLERNAFSDYFIEHFMTPLVAAVWSCAPGEAMRYPARYLFMFLEHHGMLTVFGSPTWKTVVGGSATYVAAVAERVHEVVLGSPAGSVRRNEHGVQVSTGAGGPRQFDAAVIATHPGQALLALAEPTSREREVLGAICYSANHAQLHTDTSLLPTKTRARASWNYLATPGDGPVLVTYDITRLMGLAGERRFLVTLGGRERVDPSTVIAEMIYDHPLYTLESVAAQRLLPTLDDDRVVFAGAYHGWGFHEDGAAAGLRAAERLGARWPTAPEQQTVSC, from the coding sequence GTGGAACGAAACGAGCGCACCGACCGCTCCATCGCCGTCATCGGCAGCGGCGTGGCCGGGCTGACCGCCGCTTACGTCCTGTCGGCCCGCAACCGGGTGACGCTGTTCGAAGCCGACATCCGCCTCGGCGGTCACGCGCACACCCAGCTGGTCGACGACGGGCGGGGCAACCCGGTGCCCGTCGACACCGCGTTCCTGGTGCACAACGACCGGACCTACCCCACGCTGTGCAGGTTGTTCGCCGAACTCGGCGTGCAGACCCGTGACACCGACATGTCGATGTCGGTGCGCGATGACCGCATCGGACTCCAATACGCCGGAGCGCGCGGACTGGGTGGACTGTTCCCATCGGTGTCGAACCTGGCCCGGCCGCGGTATCTGCGCATGCTGGCCGAGGTCACCCGCTTTCACCGGGCGGCCGGCGACCTGCTGGGTGTCGGCGAGGACGGCGACACCGAGACGCTGGGTGCGTTCCTGGAGCGCAACGCGTTCTCCGACTACTTCATCGAGCACTTCATGACCCCGCTGGTGGCGGCGGTCTGGTCGTGCGCGCCCGGCGAGGCCATGCGCTACCCCGCGCGCTATCTGTTCATGTTCCTGGAGCACCACGGCATGCTGACGGTGTTCGGTTCCCCGACCTGGAAGACCGTGGTCGGCGGTTCGGCCACCTACGTCGCCGCCGTCGCCGAACGGGTGCACGAGGTGGTGCTCGGGTCGCCGGCCGGATCGGTGCGACGCAACGAACACGGCGTGCAGGTCAGCACCGGAGCAGGGGGACCGCGGCAGTTCGACGCCGCGGTGATCGCCACCCACCCCGGTCAGGCGCTGCTCGCGCTGGCCGAACCCACCTCCCGGGAACGCGAGGTGCTCGGCGCGATCTGCTATTCGGCAAACCACGCCCAGCTGCACACCGACACGTCGCTGCTGCCGACCAAGACCCGCGCCCGAGCGTCATGGAACTATCTGGCCACCCCCGGTGACGGCCCGGTGCTGGTGACCTACGACATCACGCGGCTGATGGGACTGGCCGGAGAACGGCGGTTCCTGGTCACCCTGGGTGGGCGCGAACGCGTCGATCCGAGCACCGTGATCGCCGAGATGATCTATGACCACCCGCTCTACACTCTGGAATCGGTTGCCGCCCAACGCCTGCTGCCGACCCTCGACGACGACCGCGTGGTGTTCGCCGGCGCCTACCACGGGTGGGGCTTCCACGAAGACGGTGCGGCGGCGGGGCTGCGTGCCGCCGAACGGCTCGGCGCGCGCTGGCCCACCGCCCCCGAGCAACAGACCGTGTCATGCTGA
- a CDS encoding DUF1365 family protein codes for MLSPALYRTRIGHVRHAPLRTEFEHRSYTWYVDIDNLPKLPIWLRPFAVFRAQDHFSAPADQQPTLRERVNDFLATHGVDPVDGQVTALLHARVLGYVFNPISVFWCHDAAGELAHVIVEVHNTYGARHAYLLPPTETGPAAVTKSFYVSPFNEVEGYYLVDAPRPGATADLAISWHRNNKLVFAASLHGQRRPASAWSVARMQLVAPVAPWVGTLQIRLHGIALWLRGLPVIPRTTTSETRKVTHR; via the coding sequence ATGCTGAGCCCGGCATTGTACCGGACCCGGATCGGCCACGTCCGGCACGCCCCGTTGCGCACGGAGTTCGAGCACCGCAGCTACACCTGGTACGTCGATATCGACAACCTGCCGAAGCTACCGATCTGGTTGCGGCCCTTCGCCGTCTTCCGTGCACAGGACCACTTCTCAGCGCCCGCGGATCAGCAACCGACGCTGCGCGAACGGGTGAACGACTTCCTGGCCACCCACGGGGTGGATCCCGTCGACGGCCAGGTCACCGCGCTGTTGCACGCCCGGGTGCTCGGCTATGTGTTCAACCCGATCAGTGTCTTCTGGTGCCATGACGCCGCCGGCGAGCTCGCGCACGTCATCGTGGAGGTGCACAACACCTACGGCGCACGGCACGCATACCTGTTGCCGCCCACCGAAACCGGGCCGGCGGCGGTGACGAAGAGCTTCTACGTCTCCCCGTTCAACGAGGTCGAGGGCTATTACCTCGTCGACGCACCGAGGCCCGGCGCCACCGCGGATCTGGCCATCTCCTGGCACCGCAACAACAAGTTGGTCTTCGCGGCGTCGCTGCACGGGCAGCGCCGGCCCGCATCGGCGTGGAGCGTCGCGCGCATGCAGTTGGTCGCCCCGGTCGCACCGTGGGTGGGCACACTGCAGATCCGGCTGCACGGTATCGCGCTCTGGCTGCGCGGGCTGCCGGTCATACCCCGCACCACCACCTCGGAGACCAGAAAGGTCACGCACAGATGA
- a CDS encoding class I SAM-dependent methyltransferase, translating into MTLETTGNIEAQRDAARWAQIAGAPRGPVSAVQGRIAGALLRRAVRQLPIRLQHPDGSVLGAADPTLPTMTLHRPEALFRRVGRYGLIGFGESYMAGDWTSNNLPALLTEFASSVDVLIPPALQRLRPLAVVRHPRSMHNSPAQSRRNIADHYDLSNALFAEFLDETMTYSSALFGGSRPDWHGLADGQRAKIDRLLDTARVRAGSRVLEIGTGWGELAIRAAARGAHVHSITLSSEQLAFARRRAAEAGVADRVHIELRDYRDIDGQYDAVVSVEMIEAVGYRFWPTFFETLDKLVLPGGRVALQAITMPHDRMLASRNTYTWIQKYIFPGGLLPSVEAVIGITERSTRLRTVDMFSLQRDYAETLRLWRERFLQRSAALAELGFDDTFQRMWELYLAYSEAGFRSGYLDVYQWTFAPTGGRR; encoded by the coding sequence ATGACGCTGGAGACCACCGGAAACATCGAGGCCCAGCGGGATGCCGCTCGGTGGGCCCAGATCGCGGGCGCACCCCGCGGCCCGGTCAGCGCCGTGCAGGGACGGATCGCCGGGGCACTGCTGCGGCGGGCGGTGCGCCAGTTGCCGATACGGCTGCAGCACCCGGACGGGTCGGTGTTGGGCGCCGCCGATCCCACCCTGCCCACCATGACGTTGCACCGGCCCGAGGCGTTGTTCCGCCGGGTGGGCCGCTACGGGCTCATCGGTTTCGGCGAGTCCTACATGGCCGGCGACTGGACCTCCAACAACCTGCCGGCACTGCTCACCGAGTTCGCCTCATCGGTCGACGTGCTGATCCCGCCTGCACTACAACGACTTCGACCCCTCGCCGTGGTGCGGCACCCGCGGTCCATGCACAACAGCCCGGCCCAGTCACGGCGCAACATCGCCGACCACTACGACCTGTCGAATGCGTTGTTCGCGGAGTTCCTCGACGAGACGATGACGTACTCCAGCGCCCTGTTCGGCGGCTCCCGGCCCGACTGGCACGGCCTGGCCGACGGCCAGCGCGCGAAGATCGACCGCCTGCTCGACACCGCCAGGGTGCGCGCCGGTAGCCGCGTCCTCGAAATCGGCACCGGGTGGGGCGAATTGGCCATTCGTGCGGCGGCGCGCGGCGCTCACGTGCACAGCATCACGCTGTCCTCCGAACAGCTGGCATTCGCCCGACGGCGCGCGGCCGAGGCGGGTGTGGCCGACCGCGTGCACATCGAACTCCGGGACTACCGCGATATCGACGGACAGTACGACGCCGTCGTATCGGTCGAGATGATCGAGGCGGTCGGATATCGCTTCTGGCCGACGTTCTTCGAGACGCTGGACAAGCTGGTGCTCCCGGGCGGACGGGTCGCCCTGCAGGCCATCACCATGCCGCATGATCGAATGCTGGCCTCCCGCAACACCTACACCTGGATTCAGAAGTACATCTTCCCCGGCGGCCTGCTGCCCTCTGTGGAGGCGGTCATCGGGATCACCGAACGTTCCACCCGGCTGCGCACCGTCGACATGTTCTCGCTGCAGCGTGATTACGCCGAAACGCTGCGGCTGTGGCGCGAACGCTTCCTGCAGCGATCGGCGGCGCTGGCCGAGCTCGGCTTCGACGACACCTTCCAGCGGATGTGGGAGCTCTACCTCGCCTATTCGGAGGCGGGATTCCGCTCCGGGTACCTGGACGTGTACCAGTGGACGTTCGCCCCGACCGGGGGCCGTCGATGA